ACCCCTGCAGCAAAAGTAAAAATAAAAGACTTAGATTAGTAAGATATACAACGATATCAAACCAATGAAACCTCTTTGTATAAAAAGCTAAATAAATGATGGATGCAATGATAATGGTTGAAATAGCATAAGAAGAAAACATATTTATTTGTCCATAGGAGGCTGTATTAGTAGATATGGATTCCAATATTTGTGATTGAAAAATTAAGTATCCTATAGCGGAACAGGAAATAACTCTTAAAATGATTCGAGTGTTATACGGTAGAATCAAAAGTAAAAATCCAATCAAACCGTACGTTAAAAAATCGCCTAAATAGGTTATGTTTGTCCCAGCTCCATTTAGGAATATCGAAATGGCAAATAAAAATAGGGAATACAAATAAATAAGCAGGACATTAATATTTATCCTAAATTTAAATCCTGCAAAAAAAGCTGATATATAGGAAATGGTTACCGTAGATACAAAGATAAACGGCAATATGTTTAATACATGAAACAATGAATTTATGATAATCGCAATAAATTCGGCCATTAACACAAAGGCAATCATCCAGCTATTAATTTTACATAGTCTATCTGCTATTTGAATTTTTGGTTCATTATTATAATTAACTATCATAATAGGCTCCCCATTAAATGATTCCCTTCATGATTATGAAAATTTTCGATACTTACTATGCTTTACAAAATTACGAGTCAAATGAACGAATGCTTTAATTGTTTTTTTGGTTTTAAAAATATATTTTAATCCCTTGAGTATGTTTCCTTCTTTAAAAAATTCCTTGGCAATATCCGAGAAATGTTTTAGATAGACCTCTTCACTTTTATCAGATGGCAAAGATAAAATATAATTTTCCATCTTTTTCAAATAATATAATCTCTGTGTTTCAAATTTAGCTGCTGAATTCGGCGAGTTACGCTTCAAAATAATTCGTGTCATTAATATTTCGTTGATGGCTTTAATTGAATACATGGAACTTAATCTGACTAGAAACTCCCAATCCTGATGCCTTTGGAATGATTCATCAAATCCACCAACATTCTCCCATACTGTCTTTTTAAACAATATGGAACTCGATGGCATATGGGCATCTCCACGCAAAATTGCATAAGTCAATTTTCCTTCAATATTTGCAGGCATCTGCATCTTTGTGCCGTTGGGAAATATTGTTTCATAGCCAACATAGCATACGCCTATTTCTTCATCGCTACATGTCTTTAAACAGTTTATCTGAGTCGCTATTTTCTCCCTGTAAAAGATATCATCATCATCAAGAAGGGCGATAAATAAACCGCGGGCATGTTTAATTCCTGTATTACGTGCCGCTGATCCATTTTTATTCATTTTATGGCAAAGATAGCGAATCTTTGGATTAAGATAGCTATCCACAATCTTTTGTGTTTCTATTTGCTCCGGTGTTCCTAACCCATTATCATCAACTACTAATATTTCTATATTGGAATAGGATTGAGATAGTACACTATCAATTGCCCGTCCAATTGTTTCAACTCCTTTATGGGTTGGAATAATAATGGATACCAGTTCGTTTGTGTGCATTATTTTCCTCCATCATCAGTAAACATTTGTTAACGATGCTTTGAGCAATTTCTTCAGCTTGGGAGTTTTTGTCATTTTGGAAGCTTATTAAATTTATAGGAGAGTGTTTTTTAATATTTTCACAGCTTAATTCTATTTTTATTAGCATTTTTTTCTTGTCTTCATCGTTATTTGTATACTGCTGGACTCTAGACCTGCTGCATTTCCGAGATTTCAGCCGAATCAAAGCAGTATTGGCATTTGCTTGAATATAAACAAAATCGGGAGAGATATTTACCATCTTCAATAGTTCATTTAAGACAAAATCAGCTGTTGTCTGTTTACAATTAGCAGTTAAGGAGATTGCTGTTTGGGCCAATCCTTGGTCAAAAATTCGGTATTTTTTCTGTCTCACAGCCCTATTGTACATTGTTATCACATAACAAATATTGATCCATTGTTTTACAGCTTCACTAAAGCTTTGAAATGGGGACTCTCCCAACGATTTAAAAAGACCATACAAAAATTTAAAATGCAGTAAAGAGAAAACAATGGTAGATTTTATTTTGACCAGCATCCTCATAGCTGTACTTGCTTTGTTTCCGATATAAATCGGATAATCATCAACGATATAGCCCTTCTCTCTTAGACTCAATGCTGCCAATTGTGCAATCGTGCTTTTTCCGCTGCCTGGAAGTCCAAAAAAATCAACTATTTTCATTTTGGTTCCTAAATCTCTTCCCATATGATTTTCATTACCTCCGAGCAGGAAGATTTTATGCTGGTCTCTGTATTTACCGCCTCAATCCTTAACGCAAAGTTCATGCTTATTACGGTATTTATTTTATTTTCAATTTCTGTTCTTGTCATTTCCGGCTTTCTTTGTATAGCTGTTTCCGGGGATACCATCAATTTAATAAGAACATCCGGAGCATTTCGATAGCCAGTCTCATATATCTTAAATTCCCAATTGGCAATTCCTCTTAGAAGTTTATTCGGAGATTCCATCCATTTAAATAAAAGAGGCCCGTCATTATAGCCAAACGTCTCTATTTGGGGATATCGATCGGTCAGCACTAACAAACCATTATTTCTAGCCTTTGTTATCTGTTTCAATTTTTTTCTTTTTTCAAATGCCAAGGTAACGGCCCATATCGCTTTTGCAGAAGCATAAAAGAAATATTTCACTTTCTTCTTAAAGCCTGGCTGACGATTATTGTTAAGGGTAAAACTTGCGCCTAAACCTTTACCTCCGACCTTTCTTGCTACTAACTTCATTGGATAGCGCAGCAATGAACTTGAGCCATCCCCACTCCCCATATAAATCTGGCATACATCAATCTTTTTTCCGAATTCCTTCTTTATAAAATTCAGTGTCGTTGATTTTCCTGCTCCATCGCATCCAAGGAAAGTTACCACCGTTCCTCCGGATGGTGCTATTCGACGCGAAGGTTTTACCGAATTTATACCTAGCCGGCGGGAGATTCCGCCGATTAACCAAAAAACCTCTCTTTTTGAACGTGTGATCCATGATGAAAACCGATCAAAAGAATGAAAAGGCTTTAGCACAAGTCTTAGCTTTTTCTGCATCTGTAAAAGGTCATTTTTATATATAATGTTTTTACCTATTAATTTTCTAAACTCTCCTGCAACACTTTCTCCAAATAATTTTTCGACATTGGATACAGTTTGTTTTATATCTATTCGATCTAATAACCACTGGAGCTCTTGACGGTCATTATCAGCCAATCTCTTTCCGTAGTCCCGCCATCGAAGTTTTAATGCGATTCTTATTAATAAAAGCATGTACTCATCATTTGGGTTAGAGATATAAATTCCATGTTCTGCATCATAGCGGCGATTATTTATAATATCCTTATTCCAAGGAAGGGTGTACCCCTTCAAATGTTTTTCCCCCAAAGTAAGCTTATAATGTAAATGCAGATGCCAGATTTTCCCCTCCTGGTTGTCAAAACCGATATAATCTTCAATAGCGTTATATTGCATCAAATGGACTGCCCTAAATCTTTTAAGTCCGCACTTACTAAGAACTTCTTCTATCTCCAGTCGTTGGGAGGGAAGGAAAAGCATATCTAAATCGGTATCGCCATTTAAAGACTCCTTCAAATGCTCATTACTTTTCCAATGACAATACAAAATATTATTTTTTTCAAATGCCTCTAGCAATTTTTGGATCGAATTCAACATGACAAGCCACCTCAATAGGAAAGCAATGATCCTTATTTTCAATTAACTTTCATTTATTAAACTGTTATAAATTCTGTCATACTGTTGATGCATGGCCGTCAAGGAGTAATATTTTTGGGCGGTCCATCTGCATTCCTGCCCAATAGCTTCCAATGACGCTCTATCCATTTCGAGATATTGCTGCAATACCTGGATCCACTCTTGTTCCTCAGGAGGCACGGTTGGGATGAAATGGCTGTATTTCCCTATCTCTTTATGCGGGCCAATATCCGATATGATGATGGGCAAACCTATATACATGGCTTCTAAAACACTCACAGGGAGACCCTCCGCTAAAGAGGGAGATAAATAGATATCGGCTTTCTTTAATCTTGCAAA
The DNA window shown above is from Neobacillus sp. WH10 and carries:
- a CDS encoding glycosyltransferase family A protein, with amino-acid sequence MHTNELVSIIIPTHKGVETIGRAIDSVLSQSYSNIEILVVDDNGLGTPEQIETQKIVDSYLNPKIRYLCHKMNKNGSAARNTGIKHARGLFIALLDDDDIFYREKIATQINCLKTCSDEEIGVCYVGYETIFPNGTKMQMPANIEGKLTYAILRGDAHMPSSSILFKKTVWENVGGFDESFQRHQDWEFLVRLSSMYSIKAINEILMTRIILKRNSPNSAAKFETQRLYYLKKMENYILSLPSDKSEEVYLKHFSDIAKEFFKEGNILKGLKYIFKTKKTIKAFVHLTRNFVKHSKYRKFS